Proteins encoded in a region of the Acidobacteriota bacterium genome:
- the thiI gene encoding tRNA 4-thiouridine(8) synthase ThiI, producing the protein MTSVIVHYQELALKGRNRPWFIRALVRNIRTLLADLDLVHVTPVVGRLEVRFASGDHWPEVRSRLARLPGIANFARAVHVPADVDVMAATVLDGLRGLEPRPFRIKARRADKRFPVPSPEIERRVGACVQAELGWPVDLSHPQSVIRIEVLSGEAFIIFDREPGAGGLPIGSGGKAVCLLSGGIDSPVAAWRVMRRGVTVQLVHFHSYPILNQVSQEKARELSAILARRQLMSRLYLVPFGSIQQQVMLTVPPELRVVIYRRLMVRIAERIAERVHADALVTGDVLGQVASQTIENIRAVDDAATMPVLRPLIGCDKEEITQDAIRLGTYETSIIPDQDCCTLFTPRNPATRAALEFARAAEALLDIETLVSQALRDTVVEERTFPTGPGLCAVVENDKMRRLLA; encoded by the coding sequence GTGACATCCGTCATCGTCCACTATCAGGAACTGGCGCTCAAAGGGCGGAACCGCCCATGGTTCATCCGTGCGCTGGTGCGTAACATCCGGACGTTGCTCGCGGACCTTGATCTGGTGCACGTGACGCCGGTGGTTGGCCGGCTCGAGGTCCGGTTTGCGTCGGGCGACCACTGGCCTGAAGTCCGCTCGAGGTTGGCCAGGTTGCCAGGGATCGCAAATTTTGCACGGGCCGTACATGTGCCGGCCGACGTGGATGTGATGGCCGCCACGGTCCTCGACGGCCTGCGTGGGCTTGAACCGCGGCCTTTCCGGATCAAGGCACGGCGCGCCGACAAGAGATTTCCGGTGCCATCGCCCGAGATTGAGCGGCGGGTCGGCGCCTGTGTCCAGGCAGAGTTGGGATGGCCGGTCGATTTGTCCCACCCGCAGTCGGTGATCCGCATCGAGGTGCTCTCGGGCGAAGCATTCATCATCTTCGACCGCGAACCTGGCGCGGGCGGGTTGCCAATCGGCAGCGGGGGCAAGGCCGTGTGCCTGCTCTCGGGAGGGATCGACTCGCCGGTCGCCGCGTGGCGCGTCATGCGCCGCGGCGTCACGGTCCAGTTGGTCCACTTTCACAGTTACCCGATCCTCAATCAGGTGTCGCAGGAGAAGGCGCGTGAACTCTCGGCGATTCTGGCGCGGCGCCAGTTGATGTCGCGGCTGTACCTGGTGCCGTTTGGCAGCATCCAGCAGCAGGTGATGTTGACGGTTCCGCCTGAACTGCGAGTGGTGATCTACCGGCGGTTGATGGTGCGCATCGCGGAGCGCATTGCAGAGAGGGTCCACGCCGACGCGCTTGTCACAGGCGATGTGCTCGGCCAGGTCGCGTCGCAGACGATCGAGAACATCCGGGCGGTTGATGACGCGGCGACCATGCCGGTGCTTCGACCTCTGATCGGGTGCGACAAGGAGGAGATCACGCAGGATGCCATTCGTCTGGGCACCTACGAAACGTCCATCATTCCCGACCAGGACTGCTGTACGTTGTTCACGCCGAGGAACCCGGCCACACGCGCCGCGCTTGAGTTCGCCCGAGCGGCCGAGGCCCTGCTGGATATCGAGACCCTTGTCTCGCAGGCGCTCCGCGACACTGTGGTGGAAGAGCGGACGTTTCCGACCGGCCCCGGACTGTGCGCCGTGGTCGAGAATGATAAAATGCGTCGTCTATTGGCGTAG
- a CDS encoding A/G-specific adenine glycosylase — translation MLDWYRKNGRDLPWRNTRDPYHILVSEVMLQQTQVDRVLPKYHEWLGQYPSLEALAEASEAEVVGTWYPLGYNIRPRRLQAIARESMEKYGGELPGDEETLLSFKGIGAYTAGAVMSFAFGKRAAILDTNVARVLFRIFVGKGEPKSHAMVKRLWELSRAMLPHKNVFDFNQALMDFGATVCTARAPLCPACVMKRGCKTYPFVAKRR, via the coding sequence TTGCTGGACTGGTACCGCAAGAACGGGCGCGACCTGCCGTGGCGCAACACACGCGACCCGTACCACATCCTCGTCTCTGAGGTGATGTTGCAGCAGACCCAGGTGGACCGGGTGCTGCCGAAGTATCACGAGTGGCTCGGGCAGTACCCCAGTCTTGAAGCGCTCGCCGAAGCGTCCGAAGCCGAGGTCGTCGGTACGTGGTATCCGCTCGGCTACAACATCCGGCCTCGCCGCCTTCAGGCGATCGCGCGCGAGTCCATGGAGAAATACGGCGGCGAACTGCCCGGAGACGAAGAGACGCTGCTGTCTTTCAAGGGCATCGGCGCCTATACCGCCGGCGCGGTGATGAGTTTCGCTTTCGGCAAACGGGCCGCAATACTCGACACCAATGTGGCGCGCGTGCTCTTCCGGATCTTTGTAGGAAAGGGTGAGCCCAAGAGCCATGCGATGGTGAAGCGGCTCTGGGAACTGTCGCGCGCGATGTTGCCCCACAAAAACGTCTTCGACTTCAATCAGGCGTTGATGGACTTCGGAGCCACGGTCTGCACCGCTCGTGCGCCCTTGTGTCCCGCCTGCGTGATGAAACGCGGCTGCAAGACGTATCCCTTCGTGGCAAAGCGCCGATGA
- a CDS encoding cob(I)yrinic acid a,c-diamide adenosyltransferase: MKIYTKTGDKGETGLFDGTRVSKGDPLVEAYGEVDEVNAWLGYARAEGVDAEVGAMLEQLQRDLFAIGAMLADPRHRIAVRVEKALLGEADIARLEGWIDTLETGVAPLRRFILAGGTRAGAVLHLARTVCRRAERRVVALGHETADPIVLIFLNRLSDLLFVMARAVNARAGVAETEW, translated from the coding sequence ATGAAGATTTACACCAAGACCGGCGACAAGGGCGAAACGGGCCTGTTCGACGGCACACGAGTCAGCAAAGGCGACCCCCTCGTAGAGGCCTACGGCGAGGTGGACGAGGTCAATGCCTGGCTCGGGTACGCCAGGGCCGAAGGTGTGGACGCCGAGGTTGGCGCGATGCTCGAACAGCTCCAGCGCGACCTGTTTGCGATTGGCGCCATGCTGGCCGACCCCCGGCACCGCATTGCCGTCCGCGTCGAAAAGGCGCTGCTCGGAGAGGCCGATATCGCGCGGCTTGAGGGGTGGATCGATACCCTCGAAACCGGTGTCGCGCCCTTGCGGCGGTTCATTCTCGCCGGAGGCACCCGCGCGGGTGCCGTGCTGCACCTTGCGCGAACGGTCTGCCGCCGCGCTGAACGGCGCGTCGTCGCCCTTGGACATGAGACAGCCGATCCGATTGTCCTCATCTTCCTGAACCGCCTCTCAGACTTGCTGTTTGTCATGGCGCGTGCGGTCAACGCGCGCGCGGGCGTCGCCGAAACCGAGTGGTGA
- the def gene encoding peptide deformylase: MAILKVSRLGHPVLRARAHELDPKSITSEGVQRLIDDMFDTMREYSGVGLAAPQVHEGVRIFVAGLRPGPLGAEIGENDDMPMMALVNPEVTLVGKPTSMGWEGCLSIPEIRGRVPRAAVVRVKAWDRTGAQVSFTAKGFPARVIQHEFDHLDGILFLDRMESFESLSYLEEYDRYWARHEGDDEGEE, from the coding sequence ATGGCGATTCTGAAGGTCTCGCGGCTTGGGCACCCGGTTCTGCGGGCCAGGGCCCATGAACTGGACCCCAAGTCCATTACCTCCGAGGGCGTGCAGCGCCTCATCGATGACATGTTCGACACCATGCGCGAGTACTCCGGAGTGGGACTCGCCGCACCTCAGGTGCACGAAGGCGTGCGCATCTTTGTGGCGGGGCTGCGTCCGGGCCCGCTCGGCGCCGAAATCGGGGAAAACGATGACATGCCGATGATGGCGCTCGTGAATCCGGAGGTCACGCTGGTCGGCAAGCCCACGTCGATGGGCTGGGAGGGCTGTCTGAGCATCCCCGAGATTCGTGGCCGCGTACCTCGCGCAGCCGTCGTCCGCGTAAAGGCCTGGGACCGGACCGGCGCCCAGGTGAGCTTCACGGCCAAGGGCTTCCCGGCGCGGGTCATCCAGCATGAATTCGACCACCTCGATGGCATCCTGTTCCTCGACCGGATGGAATCCTTCGAGTCGCTGAGCTATCTCGAGGAATACGACCGTTACTGGGCGCGCCACGAAGGCGACGATGAGGGTGAAGAGTGA
- a CDS encoding squalene/phytoene synthase family protein has product MTRKTSFYYSFLVLPSAERQAITAVFDVCRAIDDAVDLETDPVRAASALNLWREEVARVFAGTKPATPQGQALQPFVKPFHLPREQFDALIDGVGMDAAPMRFQTFEDLEPYCHRVASSVGLMCAEIFGYKDPAVLTYARELGVALQLTNILRDVGVDYRRGRLYLPLADLAACGCTEGDIRREVEQPGKGVQSPQVRAALVHHAAKARAFFARAVAVLPREDASRFVAAEIMHGIYFELLKRIEAADFDVFSQLVRVPRPAQARLALRTWWALRRGRIPQH; this is encoded by the coding sequence ATGACCCGAAAGACCAGCTTCTATTACTCGTTTCTGGTGCTGCCATCAGCAGAGCGTCAGGCGATCACCGCCGTCTTCGATGTCTGCCGCGCGATAGACGATGCGGTGGACCTTGAGACGGACCCAGTGCGGGCCGCATCCGCGCTGAACCTCTGGCGCGAGGAGGTGGCCCGCGTTTTCGCAGGGACGAAGCCCGCGACTCCGCAGGGCCAGGCGCTGCAGCCGTTCGTCAAACCGTTTCACTTGCCGAGGGAGCAGTTCGACGCCCTGATTGACGGCGTTGGCATGGATGCCGCCCCCATGCGCTTCCAGACGTTCGAGGATCTCGAACCCTACTGTCACCGCGTGGCATCGTCGGTCGGTTTGATGTGCGCCGAAATTTTCGGCTACAAGGATCCCGCCGTGCTCACCTACGCGCGTGAACTGGGCGTGGCGTTGCAATTGACAAACATCCTCCGCGACGTTGGCGTGGATTACCGGCGCGGTCGTTTGTACCTGCCGCTCGCCGACCTGGCGGCCTGCGGCTGCACGGAAGGAGACATCCGTCGCGAGGTGGAGCAGCCCGGGAAAGGTGTGCAGTCACCACAAGTGCGCGCGGCACTAGTGCATCATGCCGCTAAGGCTCGCGCATTCTTCGCGCGCGCTGTGGCTGTACTGCCTCGCGAAGACGCTTCGCGATTTGTGGCCGCCGAGATCATGCACGGCATCTACTTCGAGCTGCTCAAGCGGATTGAAGCCGCCGACTTCGACGTGTTCAGCCAGCTCGTGCGAGTGCCACGCCCGGCGCAGGCGCGGCTGGCCCTCCGCACATGGTGGGCGCTTCGCCGTGGCCGAATCCCGCAACACTGA
- the hpnC gene encoding squalene synthase HpnC produces the protein MARQHYENFPVASWLMPPDARPHIAAIYAFARIADDFADEGEREAGDRLALLADWQRRLDEAAEGRVVLVGNTEHDAVFVALAETLRTSADGYGLLRDLLSAFRQDVTTKRYETWADVLDYCRRSANPVGRLVLLVTGYRDEAMAKRSDAVCTALQLTNFWQDLARDWRNGRLYVPLELVRQHDAQVADLDHGNWTPEWRAALADVGSRTRALFAEGRPVADNVRGRLRWELRATWLGGRRILDRLTAADYDVFRARPSLDWRDAAGIAAGAVTWQRSRVTS, from the coding sequence CTGGCGCGCCAACACTACGAGAACTTTCCGGTCGCATCCTGGCTGATGCCGCCCGACGCGCGCCCTCACATCGCCGCCATCTACGCCTTCGCGAGAATCGCCGACGATTTTGCCGACGAAGGAGAGCGGGAAGCGGGCGACCGGCTTGCGCTGCTGGCAGACTGGCAACGCCGCCTTGACGAGGCCGCTGAAGGCCGCGTGGTCCTTGTCGGGAACACTGAACACGATGCCGTCTTTGTGGCGCTGGCCGAAACACTCCGCACGTCAGCGGACGGCTACGGCCTTCTTCGCGATCTCCTCAGCGCTTTTCGCCAGGACGTGACGACCAAGAGGTACGAAACCTGGGCGGATGTCCTCGACTACTGCCGGCGGTCGGCCAATCCCGTCGGCCGCCTCGTGTTGCTCGTCACCGGATACCGCGACGAGGCCATGGCGAAAAGGTCCGACGCAGTCTGCACCGCCCTGCAGTTGACCAACTTCTGGCAGGACCTGGCGCGGGATTGGCGCAATGGCCGGCTGTACGTCCCACTCGAGCTCGTTCGCCAACACGATGCTCAAGTCGCGGATTTGGATCATGGGAACTGGACACCCGAGTGGCGTGCGGCTCTCGCCGACGTGGGCTCCCGAACCCGGGCGTTGTTTGCGGAAGGGCGGCCCGTGGCCGACAACGTGCGCGGGCGGCTCCGGTGGGAACTGCGCGCCACCTGGTTGGGAGGCCGGCGCATACTCGACCGATTGACCGCGGCAGACTACGATGTCTTTCGCGCCCGGCCGTCCCTCGATTGGCGCGACGCGGCGGGGATTGCCGCAGGCGCAGTGACCTGGCAGCGTTCGCGCGTGACGTCATGA
- a CDS encoding tagatose 1,6-diphosphate aldolase: MKMTPGKLAGMKAVSDARGVIAAAAMDQRGSLKKALAKESGKDVSDAMMEEFKGLVTEVLTPHASAILLDPEWGIGPSKRRSKNAGLLLAYEKTGYDSNTPGRLPDLLDHWSVRRLKEAGADCLKILLYYTPFDSKSINEFKHAWVERIGDECRANDLPYFLEFVGYEEGADEKGLEYAKRKPEVVAGAMREFTRDRYGVDVMKVEIPINMQFVEGAKSNKTGQVAYTREEAKRLFLEAATASTKPFIYLSAGVSNAEFTEGLQVAAESGVRYSGVLCGRATWKDGISVFAKEGSDAFRAWLETKGVENIKNVNEAVKPASPWFSVYGAKSADELG, translated from the coding sequence ATGAAGATGACTCCGGGCAAGCTCGCGGGAATGAAGGCCGTGTCGGACGCGCGTGGCGTGATCGCTGCCGCGGCCATGGATCAGCGCGGGTCGCTCAAGAAGGCGCTGGCCAAGGAAAGCGGCAAGGACGTGTCCGACGCCATGATGGAGGAGTTCAAGGGCCTCGTCACCGAAGTGCTGACACCCCACGCGAGCGCCATCCTGCTTGACCCCGAGTGGGGCATCGGCCCGTCGAAGCGCCGGTCAAAAAATGCCGGCCTGCTGCTGGCGTACGAAAAGACCGGCTACGACTCGAACACCCCAGGACGGTTGCCCGACCTGCTGGACCATTGGTCGGTGCGCCGGCTGAAGGAAGCCGGTGCGGATTGCCTGAAGATCCTGCTCTACTACACGCCGTTTGATTCCAAGTCCATCAACGAGTTCAAACACGCGTGGGTGGAGCGAATCGGCGACGAATGCCGGGCCAACGACCTGCCGTATTTCCTGGAGTTCGTAGGCTACGAGGAAGGCGCCGACGAAAAGGGACTCGAATACGCGAAGCGCAAGCCCGAGGTGGTGGCCGGCGCGATGCGTGAGTTCACCAGGGACCGATACGGCGTGGATGTCATGAAGGTCGAGATTCCCATCAACATGCAGTTTGTTGAGGGCGCGAAGTCCAACAAGACCGGCCAGGTGGCCTACACGCGCGAAGAGGCCAAGCGTCTCTTCCTTGAAGCCGCAACGGCTTCAACCAAGCCGTTCATCTATCTGTCAGCCGGCGTGAGCAACGCGGAGTTCACCGAAGGTCTGCAGGTGGCCGCCGAGTCTGGAGTCCGTTACTCGGGCGTGTTGTGCGGTCGCGCGACGTGGAAAGACGGCATCTCCGTGTTTGCCAAGGAAGGTTCCGATGCCTTCCGCGCGTGGCTTGAGACCAAGGGCGTGGAGAACATCAAGAACGTGAACGAGGCTGTGAAACCAGCGAGCCCGTGGTTCTCTGTCTACGGCGCGAAGAGCGCTGACGAGCTCGGCTGA
- a CDS encoding (deoxy)nucleoside triphosphate pyrophosphohydrolase, with product MTSPIIIVLAAVIERDGHFLMTRRLKGTHLAGTWEFPGGKCDEGESHEACLARELKEELAVRCTVGEEIFTVEHAYPERTVRLHFRRVTLLGEPTPQIGQEMRWVARADLGFLDLPEADRGLVDLLSR from the coding sequence ATGACTTCCCCGATCATCATCGTCCTCGCGGCCGTCATCGAACGCGACGGACACTTCCTGATGACCCGCAGGCTGAAGGGCACACATCTGGCAGGCACGTGGGAGTTCCCCGGCGGCAAGTGTGATGAGGGGGAGAGCCATGAGGCGTGCCTCGCTCGCGAGCTGAAGGAGGAACTTGCGGTGCGCTGCACAGTGGGGGAAGAAATCTTCACCGTGGAGCACGCCTATCCTGAACGGACTGTGCGCCTGCACTTTCGGCGCGTCACGCTCCTTGGCGAGCCGACACCGCAGATCGGGCAGGAAATGCGCTGGGTGGCCCGCGCCGATCTCGGGTTCCTTGATCTGCCCGAGGCCGACAGGGGCCTGGTGGATCTGTTGAGCCGCTGA
- a CDS encoding FAD-dependent thymidylate synthase gives MSSEFTDSERAALAPYFTNVDLPVFALINLPETVKGALFARYSRSAKSLRRLFLDEFLEQVSGDAGAVTGGVGATRADQLYMRIFNEYGDDSVAQLGGVHLACEDVSNLLTKVLERGRLMAYLEQSTRYIPYTQRKGDTWRYLVPAELDGHPLRARYVAALDLAFETYARWIDPMRVWFEARYPKAPGDSDAVYKSAIRAKALDTLRGLLPAATRSNVGIYGTGQAYESLLLRMRAHPLVEMRECADVMLTELRKVVPAFFTRVDQPDRGGRWSAYFSDTRDGISAVAARVTSGEPAEGRAEVVLSDFDPDGEVKVVAAALYASSSLPDDQLLDVARRMSADDRAAVLAAYVGERANRRHKPGRAFERTGYRFDVLTDYGAFRDLQRHRLCTIDWQALSMAHGYTQPEAIVDAGGNDDWRRVMETCADAYESLVAAGLTQVAQYVVPMAYRVRFVMDMNAREAMHVIELRTAPQGHPAYRRVCQQMHTLISERAGHHAIAAAMKYADHSEVELERLQEERRLEAKRGATSRV, from the coding sequence GTGAGCAGCGAGTTCACCGACTCGGAACGAGCGGCGCTGGCGCCGTATTTCACGAACGTCGACCTGCCTGTCTTCGCGCTGATTAACCTGCCCGAGACCGTGAAGGGCGCGTTGTTCGCGCGGTATTCACGATCCGCGAAATCGCTGCGCCGACTGTTTCTGGATGAATTCCTGGAGCAGGTGTCAGGGGACGCCGGCGCAGTCACCGGCGGAGTGGGCGCCACGCGCGCCGACCAGCTCTACATGCGGATCTTCAACGAGTACGGAGACGACTCTGTCGCCCAACTCGGCGGAGTGCACCTGGCGTGTGAAGACGTGTCGAACCTGCTGACAAAGGTGCTCGAACGTGGGCGGCTGATGGCGTACCTGGAGCAGTCCACCCGGTACATCCCGTACACCCAGCGGAAGGGTGATACCTGGCGCTACCTGGTGCCGGCGGAGCTGGACGGCCATCCCCTGAGGGCGCGGTATGTTGCTGCGCTGGATCTGGCGTTCGAAACCTACGCGCGATGGATCGACCCGATGCGCGTCTGGTTTGAGGCGCGGTATCCGAAGGCACCGGGAGACTCCGACGCTGTGTACAAGTCGGCGATTCGCGCGAAGGCGCTGGACACGTTGCGGGGCCTGTTGCCGGCGGCGACGAGGTCGAATGTCGGGATCTACGGCACGGGGCAGGCCTACGAGTCGCTGCTGCTGCGCATGCGCGCCCACCCCCTGGTCGAGATGCGCGAGTGTGCGGACGTGATGCTCACGGAACTGCGCAAGGTGGTGCCGGCATTTTTCACACGTGTGGATCAGCCTGACCGTGGCGGACGCTGGAGCGCGTATTTCTCGGACACGCGAGACGGGATTTCGGCTGTCGCGGCGCGCGTGACCAGCGGCGAGCCCGCCGAGGGCCGCGCCGAAGTGGTGCTCTCCGATTTTGATCCCGACGGCGAAGTCAAAGTTGTTGCTGCGGCCCTCTATGCCTCGTCGTCTCTTCCCGACGACCAGTTGCTGGACGTGGCGCGGCGCATGAGTGCTGACGATCGGGCGGCGGTGCTCGCCGCATACGTTGGCGAGCGTGCCAATCGACGGCACAAGCCTGGGCGCGCGTTCGAGCGCACGGGCTATCGCTTCGACGTGTTGACCGACTATGGGGCGTTCCGCGACCTGCAGCGGCATCGGCTGTGCACGATCGACTGGCAGGCACTGTCGATGGCGCACGGCTACACGCAGCCGGAGGCGATCGTTGACGCCGGTGGCAACGACGACTGGCGACGGGTGATGGAGACCTGCGCGGACGCCTACGAAAGTCTGGTGGCTGCAGGCCTGACCCAGGTCGCGCAGTATGTGGTGCCCATGGCGTACCGCGTGCGGTTCGTCATGGACATGAACGCACGCGAAGCCATGCACGTGATCGAATTGCGCACCGCGCCTCAGGGCCATCCCGCCTATCGCCGTGTGTGCCAGCAGATGCACACGCTCATTTCTGAGCGCGCGGGTCACCACGCCATTGCGGCGGCCATGAAATACGCGGACCACTCGGAGGTGGAGCTCGAGCGATTGCAGGAAGAGCGTCGGCTCGAGGCGAAACGAGGCGCGACCTCCCGTGTCTGA
- a CDS encoding radical SAM protein, with translation MELVRPSKIRLEVSSHCQLRCPSCPTTTKAIHPVVGSGLLSLDAFTRLLDDNPWLKVIELSNYGEVFLNPDLLPMLRYAHERGVELRVENGANLNYASPDVLEGLVKYGVRAILCSIDGATQQTYAQYRVRGKLDTVLSNIATINRHKRDYQSAVPKLTWQFVAFGHNEHEIPAARAMAADLGMSFEVKLSWDPDFSPVEDKESLRDVAGAASRREFKEERGVDYMESICHQLWDAPQINWDGKVLGCCRNFWGDFGPENAFRDGLLPGINSEKMSYARQMLQGQQPARADIPCTTCHLYVDMKSDGRWLKRRVPSRRERVMSALRSWLGRQHAG, from the coding sequence ATGGAGCTGGTCAGGCCGTCGAAAATCAGGCTCGAGGTCTCTTCCCACTGCCAACTGCGATGTCCGTCCTGCCCGACGACCACCAAGGCGATTCACCCCGTGGTGGGCAGTGGGCTGCTGTCCCTTGACGCGTTCACGCGATTGCTCGATGACAATCCGTGGCTGAAGGTCATTGAGCTCTCCAACTACGGCGAGGTGTTTCTCAATCCTGACCTGTTGCCCATGCTCCGATACGCACACGAGCGGGGCGTTGAGTTACGCGTTGAGAATGGGGCGAACCTGAATTACGCGAGCCCCGATGTGCTTGAGGGCCTGGTCAAGTATGGCGTTCGCGCCATCCTGTGCTCCATCGACGGCGCCACGCAGCAGACCTATGCCCAGTACCGAGTCCGAGGCAAGCTCGATACCGTGCTCAGCAATATCGCAACCATCAACCGGCACAAGCGCGACTATCAGTCTGCTGTTCCCAAGCTGACCTGGCAGTTCGTCGCGTTCGGCCACAACGAACACGAGATCCCGGCGGCGCGCGCCATGGCCGCAGACCTCGGCATGAGTTTTGAAGTCAAGCTCTCGTGGGACCCAGACTTCTCGCCGGTCGAAGACAAAGAGAGCCTGCGGGACGTGGCTGGCGCAGCGTCACGGCGAGAGTTCAAGGAAGAACGTGGCGTGGACTACATGGAGTCGATCTGCCACCAACTGTGGGACGCCCCGCAGATCAACTGGGACGGCAAGGTGCTTGGCTGCTGTCGGAACTTCTGGGGCGACTTCGGGCCTGAGAATGCCTTCCGTGACGGCCTCCTGCCCGGCATTAACAGCGAAAAAATGTCCTACGCCCGTCAAATGCTGCAAGGGCAACAGCCTGCGCGCGCTGACATCCCCTGCACGACCTGCCATCTCTATGTGGACATGAAGAGCGACGGGCGCTGGCTGAAACGCCGTGTTCCATCACGGAGGGAGCGTGTCATGAGCGCCCTCCGCTCGTGGTTGGGACGCCAGCACGCCGGATGA
- a CDS encoding FAD-dependent oxidoreductase produces the protein MAESRNTDTCDVVVVGAGFAGLSAAVRLAVRGKAVTVVEEAPRLGGRATAFTDRETGQRLDNGQHALFGCYRETYDFLRVIGTIDLAPLDPTLRLTMADGRGRTSTLTCPAWPPPWHLVGGLLRWKALPLGDRLAATRLAGLLSSVRREGAERAAARVLSDLTVTDWLRQHAQPASLCEWLWHPLAYAALNQDPRVAAARPFVRVVGELFGPSPVASSLGVPSVPLDELYAEPAVRFIESRGGRVLRGTRALVDVDPVAREHRVYAGDEILRPGAVISAVPWHAFDRLWRHEVPERLAAIAGAARRMESAPIVTVNLWFDRPVMTERHIGLVGTQFHWVFNKDVGCLFDEGQQKDTRRLYSLVASGAEGLLRQENHELAALAERELRACLPGAAGAACVRSLVVRESRATFSLAPGAPPRPGTQTPVPGIFLAGDWTDTGLPGTIEGAVLSGHRAAAAAMMTP, from the coding sequence GTGGCCGAATCCCGCAACACTGACACGTGCGACGTCGTGGTCGTTGGCGCAGGCTTCGCGGGTCTGAGCGCCGCAGTGCGCCTCGCTGTGCGCGGCAAGGCGGTGACGGTCGTCGAAGAAGCGCCCAGGCTGGGCGGCCGTGCGACGGCGTTCACCGATCGCGAGACCGGGCAGAGGCTCGATAACGGTCAGCACGCGCTCTTCGGTTGTTATCGCGAGACGTACGATTTTCTGCGCGTCATCGGCACGATCGATCTCGCGCCACTCGATCCCACACTTCGGTTGACGATGGCTGATGGGAGAGGACGGACGTCTACGCTGACCTGCCCGGCGTGGCCGCCGCCGTGGCATCTGGTTGGTGGCCTCCTCAGGTGGAAGGCGCTGCCATTGGGCGATCGCCTCGCTGCCACACGGCTCGCGGGCCTGCTCTCGTCCGTCAGGCGCGAGGGCGCCGAGCGCGCGGCCGCGCGGGTGTTGTCGGATCTGACCGTCACTGACTGGCTACGTCAACATGCCCAGCCGGCCTCGCTCTGCGAGTGGTTGTGGCATCCGCTGGCGTACGCCGCCCTGAATCAGGACCCGCGCGTGGCCGCGGCTCGGCCGTTCGTGCGGGTGGTTGGTGAACTCTTCGGCCCCTCTCCCGTTGCGTCTTCGCTCGGCGTGCCCAGCGTGCCGCTCGATGAGTTGTATGCGGAGCCCGCTGTGCGATTCATCGAGAGCCGCGGCGGGAGAGTGTTGCGTGGAACCCGAGCGCTGGTGGACGTGGACCCGGTGGCGCGGGAGCACCGGGTGTATGCGGGCGACGAGATCCTGCGTCCCGGTGCGGTCATCAGCGCGGTGCCGTGGCATGCGTTCGACCGTTTGTGGCGGCACGAGGTGCCGGAGCGGCTGGCCGCAATTGCCGGAGCCGCGCGACGGATGGAGTCGGCGCCGATCGTGACGGTGAACCTGTGGTTCGACAGGCCGGTGATGACCGAGCGCCACATCGGGCTTGTCGGGACGCAGTTCCACTGGGTGTTTAATAAAGACGTCGGGTGTCTTTTTGACGAGGGTCAACAAAAAGACACCCGACGTCTTTATTCACTCGTCGCCAGCGGAGCCGAGGGTCTGCTGCGCCAGGAGAACCACGAATTGGCGGCGCTGGCTGAGCGCGAATTGCGAGCCTGCCTGCCGGGCGCTGCCGGGGCGGCGTGCGTACGTTCGCTTGTGGTGCGCGAATCCCGCGCGACGTTCTCACTGGCTCCTGGCGCGCCGCCCAGGCCCGGCACCCAAACGCCCGTGCCCGGGATCTTCCTTGCGGGCGATTGGACTGACACCGGACTGCCCGGCACCATCGAAGGCGCCGTCCTGAGCGGTCACCGTGCCGCTGCCGCAGCTATGATGACTCCGTGA